Proteins encoded by one window of Streptococcus sanguinis:
- a CDS encoding DUF1129 domain-containing protein, translating to MSQVSLDKLSKKNKEFIHIATNQLLQDGKSDQEIQTILEGILPEILENQAKGITARGLYGAPTTWAASLTAKERYDAEHPKENDDPKWMMLDSVLFIFGFFTLLTSIVNLASSQPSVYGLTTLVLGSIVGGLSFYALYHFIYRFYGPDKDRSQRPKLLKSILTMAAAILLWSMSIVLTSLLPEFLNPRLSNVVVAIVGAITLALRFYLKKRFNIKSATMGPTRY from the coding sequence ATGTCACAAGTATCCCTCGACAAACTCAGCAAAAAAAACAAAGAATTTATCCATATCGCGACTAACCAACTCCTACAAGACGGCAAATCCGATCAGGAAATCCAGACTATCTTAGAAGGCATTCTGCCGGAAATCCTGGAAAATCAAGCCAAGGGAATCACTGCCCGCGGCCTCTACGGAGCCCCAACTACTTGGGCAGCTTCTCTGACCGCAAAAGAGCGCTATGATGCCGAACATCCAAAAGAAAATGACGATCCTAAATGGATGATGCTGGACTCTGTCCTCTTTATCTTTGGTTTCTTTACCCTCCTGACCTCAATCGTCAATCTGGCTTCCTCTCAGCCATCTGTCTATGGACTGACGACTCTCGTACTCGGAAGCATCGTCGGCGGCCTTTCTTTCTATGCCCTCTACCACTTTATCTACCGTTTCTACGGACCAGATAAGGACCGCAGCCAGCGCCCTAAGCTGCTCAAGTCTATCCTTACCATGGCAGCGGCTATTCTCCTATGGAGCATGTCCATCGTCTTAACCAGCCTCCTGCCTGAATTCCTCAATCCCCGCCTGTCCAATGTCGTAGTTGCTATTGTCGGCGCTATCACTCTAGCCCTTCGCTTCTATCTCAAAAAGCGCTTCAACATCAAGAGTGCGACTATGGGACCGACGAGATATTAA
- the rpsR gene encoding 30S ribosomal protein S18 codes for MAQQRRGGFKRRKKVDYIAANKIEYVDYKDTELLSRFVSERGKILPRRVTGTSAKNQRKVTTAIKRARVMALMPFVNED; via the coding sequence ATGGCTCAACAACGTCGTGGCGGATTCAAACGCCGTAAAAAAGTTGATTACATCGCAGCGAACAAAATTGAATATGTTGATTACAAAGATACTGAGCTTCTTAGCCGTTTCGTTTCAGAACGTGGGAAAATCCTTCCTCGTCGTGTAACAGGAACTTCAGCTAAAAACCAACGTAAAGTAACAACAGCTATCAAACGCGCTCGCGTAATGGCTTTGATGCCTTTCGTAAATGAAGACTAA
- a CDS encoding ABC transporter ATP-binding protein encodes MLKIEHLTKVYSNGKKAVDDLSLVVEPGDIYGFIGANGAGKTSTIKSIVGIHDFDKGEIYICGHSIRKEPLLCKKKMAFLPDNPDLYKNLTARQFLDFVADVYRVSMEKRQAAIEKYSKMFELDTSLDQLVSAYSHGMKQRLALIAALSHEPELLILDEPFVGLDPKGAYYFKQIMRELASQGHAIFFSTHVLEVAEELCNKVAILQKGRLVANGRTSEVKGTSSLEQVFMELQDDD; translated from the coding sequence ATGTTAAAAATAGAACATTTAACAAAAGTATATAGCAACGGTAAAAAGGCAGTGGATGATCTTAGTCTGGTGGTGGAGCCTGGAGATATTTATGGCTTCATCGGCGCCAATGGAGCAGGTAAGACATCCACCATTAAGTCCATTGTGGGGATTCATGATTTTGATAAAGGAGAGATTTATATCTGTGGGCACTCTATCAGGAAGGAGCCCTTGCTTTGTAAGAAAAAGATGGCGTTTCTGCCGGATAACCCAGATCTTTATAAAAATCTGACAGCAAGGCAGTTTTTGGATTTTGTAGCAGACGTTTATAGGGTTTCTATGGAAAAGAGGCAAGCAGCTATAGAAAAGTATTCTAAAATGTTTGAGCTGGATACGTCTTTGGATCAGTTGGTATCGGCTTATTCACATGGGATGAAGCAGCGATTGGCACTAATAGCGGCTCTCTCACATGAGCCAGAACTATTGATTTTAGATGAACCTTTTGTCGGTTTAGATCCGAAAGGCGCATATTATTTTAAGCAGATCATGAGAGAGCTAGCTAGTCAAGGGCATGCGATTTTCTTTTCTACTCACGTTTTAGAGGTTGCGGAAGAACTCTGCAATAAGGTGGCAATTCTGCAAAAGGGACGTTTAGTGGCTAATGGAAGGACCTCTGAAGTTAAGGGGACATCCAGTTTGGAACAAGTATTTATGGAGTTACAGGATGATGACTAA
- the hutI gene encoding imidazolonepropionase has product MTADLLLTHFNQVFCPKDLGHPLFGEEMKEAQVLEDGYIAVKDGKILAVGSGEPDASLVGPDTKIQSYEGKIATPGLIDCHTHLVYGGSREHEFAKKLAGVPYLEILAQGGGILSTVRATREASFDTLYDKSKRLLDYMLLHGVTTVEAKSGYGLDWETEKRQLDVVGALDRDHEIDLVSTFMAAHAVPPEYKGRSQEYLELIVEEMLPRVKAENLAEFCDIFCEKGVFTADESRYLLSKAKEMGFKLRIHADEIESIGGVDVAAELGATSAEHLMVATDEGIRKMAEAKVIGNLLPATTFSLMEDTYAPARKMLEAGMAITLTTDSNPGSCPTANLQFVMQLGCFMMRLTPVEVLNAVTINAAYSVNRQDKIGSFDTGKQADITILDAKNIDYPLYFFATNLTHQVYKAGKLVVDQGRIV; this is encoded by the coding sequence ATGACTGCTGATTTACTATTAACTCACTTTAATCAAGTCTTCTGTCCCAAGGATCTCGGTCATCCACTTTTTGGTGAGGAGATGAAGGAAGCTCAGGTCTTGGAGGACGGCTACATTGCAGTCAAAGACGGCAAAATCCTAGCAGTCGGCAGCGGAGAGCCGGATGCCAGTCTGGTCGGACCAGATACTAAGATTCAGTCTTATGAAGGCAAGATTGCCACACCTGGCTTGATTGACTGCCACACTCACTTAGTCTACGGTGGCAGCCGGGAGCATGAATTTGCTAAGAAATTAGCTGGTGTCCCTTATCTGGAAATTCTTGCCCAAGGCGGTGGTATTCTCAGTACGGTTCGGGCGACACGAGAAGCTTCTTTTGACACTCTCTATGATAAGTCCAAGAGGCTGCTAGACTATATGCTGCTGCATGGGGTGACAACAGTTGAGGCCAAAAGTGGCTATGGTTTGGACTGGGAAACAGAGAAGCGCCAGCTGGATGTCGTTGGAGCTCTGGACCGTGACCACGAGATTGATCTCGTTTCGACCTTTATGGCTGCCCACGCCGTTCCACCAGAATACAAGGGACGCTCTCAGGAATATCTGGAGCTTATCGTCGAGGAAATGCTGCCTCGGGTAAAAGCAGAAAATCTAGCTGAGTTTTGTGATATTTTCTGTGAAAAAGGCGTCTTTACAGCTGACGAGTCACGCTACTTGCTTTCTAAGGCTAAGGAAATGGGCTTCAAGCTTCGTATCCATGCTGATGAAATCGAATCTATCGGCGGGGTGGATGTAGCGGCTGAACTGGGAGCAACGAGTGCAGAGCACTTGATGGTAGCGACCGATGAGGGCATTCGCAAGATGGCAGAAGCCAAGGTTATCGGTAATCTCCTGCCAGCAACTACCTTCAGTCTGATGGAAGATACCTATGCACCAGCCCGCAAGATGCTGGAAGCTGGTATGGCTATTACCCTGACCACCGACAGCAATCCAGGCTCTTGTCCAACAGCTAACCTGCAGTTCGTCATGCAGTTGGGCTGCTTTATGATGCGCCTGACACCAGTAGAAGTCCTTAACGCTGTAACCATCAATGCGGCCTATTCAGTTAACCGTCAAGATAAGATTGGCAGCTTTGATACTGGTAAGCAGGCGGACATTACCATCCTAGACGCTAAGAACATTGACTATCCACTTTATTTCTTTGCGACCAATCTGACCCATCAGGTCTACAAGGCTGGAAAACTAGTTGTCGATCAAGGTAGAATTGTCTAG
- a CDS encoding magnesium transporter CorA family protein produces MKQVFLSTTTEFKEIDALESGTWINLVNPSQSESIEIANAFGIDITDLRAPLDAEEMSRVTIEDEYTLIIVDVPITEERNNQTYYVTIPLGIIITEEAIITTCLEKLPLLDIFIHRRLRNFYTFMKSRFIFQILYHNAELYLTALRSIDRKSEQIESQLHKSTRNEELIELMELEKTIVYFKASLKTNERVIKKLTSSTSNIKKYLEDEDLLEDTLIETQQAIEMADIYGNILHSMTETFASIISNNQNNIMKALALVTIVMSIPTMIFSAYGMNFKNNELPLNGEPHAFWIIMFIAFAMSASVMAYLMHKKLF; encoded by the coding sequence ATGAAGCAAGTCTTTTTATCTACTACGACAGAATTCAAAGAGATTGATGCGCTCGAATCAGGCACTTGGATCAATCTTGTCAATCCTTCCCAGAGCGAATCAATCGAAATCGCCAACGCCTTTGGCATTGACATCACTGACCTGCGAGCGCCGCTTGATGCGGAAGAAATGTCTCGGGTCACCATCGAAGATGAGTACACACTGATCATCGTTGACGTGCCCATCACTGAGGAGCGGAATAACCAGACTTACTATGTCACGATTCCCCTTGGTATTATCATCACGGAAGAGGCGATTATTACCACTTGTTTGGAAAAATTACCTCTGCTGGATATCTTCATCCACCGGCGCTTGCGTAACTTCTATACTTTTATGAAGTCACGTTTTATCTTTCAGATTCTCTACCACAATGCCGAGCTATATCTGACAGCCCTGCGCTCCATTGACCGTAAGAGTGAGCAGATTGAAAGCCAACTGCACAAGTCCACACGAAATGAAGAACTGATTGAGCTCATGGAGTTGGAAAAGACCATCGTCTATTTCAAGGCCTCTCTTAAGACAAATGAGCGCGTGATTAAGAAGCTGACCAGCTCCACTAGCAATATCAAGAAATACCTAGAAGACGAGGACTTGCTGGAAGATACCTTGATTGAGACCCAGCAGGCCATTGAGATGGCTGATATCTACGGCAACATCCTCCACAGTATGACAGAGACCTTTGCCTCTATCATTTCTAATAACCAGAACAATATCATGAAAGCCTTGGCTCTGGTGACCATCGTCATGTCTATCCCGACCATGATTTTCTCGGCCTATGGGATGAACTTCAAAAATAACGAACTTCCTCTCAACGGTGAACCACATGCCTTCTGGATTATCATGTTCATCGCCTTTGCCATGAGTGCTTCGGTCATGGCCTATCTCATGCACAAAAAACTATTTTAA
- a CDS encoding single-stranded DNA-binding protein, with translation MINNVVLVGRMTRDAELRYTPQNQAVATFTLAVNRNFKNQSGEREADFINVVIWRQQAENLANWAKKGALIGITGRIQTRNYENQQGQRVYVTEVVADNFQLLESRSNREGQSSGGYGGNSFGGSSAPSYGSADSSNQVPNFSRDESPFGNSNPMDISDDDLPF, from the coding sequence ATGATTAATAACGTTGTACTGGTGGGTCGTATGACCCGTGATGCCGAGCTTCGCTATACTCCGCAGAATCAAGCGGTCGCAACATTTACTCTGGCTGTCAATCGCAACTTTAAAAATCAAAGTGGCGAGCGAGAAGCAGACTTTATCAATGTTGTCATCTGGCGTCAGCAGGCAGAAAATCTTGCAAATTGGGCTAAAAAAGGAGCCCTGATCGGAATTACAGGCCGTATTCAAACGCGTAACTACGAGAACCAGCAAGGCCAGCGTGTCTATGTCACAGAAGTTGTTGCGGACAATTTCCAACTTTTGGAAAGCCGCTCTAATCGTGAAGGTCAGTCATCTGGCGGTTACGGTGGAAACAGCTTCGGCGGCAGCTCTGCTCCAAGTTATGGCAGTGCAGACTCGTCTAACCAAGTACCGAACTTTTCTCGTGATGAGAGCCCATTTGGAAATTCTAACCCAATGGATATCTCAGACGACGATTTACCTTTCTAA
- a CDS encoding urocanate hydratase: MSYFSENEIAAAMTVKLDDVLPEKTVFQEGIRRAPDRGFRLTQAQTEIALKNALRYIPKRFHEEVIPEFLEELKTRGRIYGYRWRPKERIYGKPIDEYKGNCTAAKAMQVMIDNNLSFEIALYPYELVTYGETGSVCANWMQYNLIKKYLEIMTDHQTLVVESGHPLGLFKSKPEAPRVIITNGLLVGEYDNMKDWEIAEEMGVTNYGQMTAGGWMYIGPQGIVHGTFNTLLNAGRLKLGVADDGDLTGKLFISSGLGGMSGAQGKAAEIAKAVAIVAEVDQSRIETRHSQGWISQLAESPKEAIELAQKALEAGESTSIAYHGNIVDLLEYVNENNIHVDLLSDQTSCHNVYDGGYCPAGISFEERTRLLAEDKESFAKLVDQTLERHFKAIKTLTSNGTYFFDYGNAFMKAVYDSGIKEISKNGFDDKDGFIWPSYVEDIMGPMLFDYGYGPFRWVCLSGKHEDLVATDHAAMEVIDPNRRYQDRDNYNWIRDAEKNQLVVGTQARILYQDCMGRVNIALKFNELVREGKIGPVMIGRDHHDVSGTDSPFRETSNIKDGSNVTCDMAVQCYAGNAARGMSLVALHNGGGTGIGKAINGGFGLVLDGSERIDEIIKSAIAWDTIGGVARRNWARNEHAIETAIEYNRLHEGTDHITIPYLTDEDLVKESVKKLFE; the protein is encoded by the coding sequence ATGTCATACTTTAGTGAAAATGAAATTGCAGCAGCAATGACCGTCAAATTAGACGATGTACTGCCTGAAAAAACAGTTTTCCAAGAAGGCATCCGCCGAGCACCTGACCGGGGCTTCCGTTTGACTCAAGCTCAAACCGAAATTGCTCTTAAAAATGCCCTTCGCTATATTCCAAAGAGATTCCATGAGGAAGTAATTCCAGAATTCTTAGAAGAACTGAAGACTCGCGGACGGATTTATGGCTACCGCTGGCGTCCAAAAGAACGCATCTACGGCAAACCAATTGACGAGTACAAAGGGAACTGTACTGCAGCCAAAGCTATGCAGGTCATGATTGACAACAACCTGAGCTTTGAAATCGCCCTTTATCCATATGAATTGGTTACCTACGGAGAAACTGGATCTGTCTGCGCTAACTGGATGCAGTACAACCTGATCAAGAAATACTTGGAAATCATGACCGACCATCAAACCTTGGTCGTAGAATCTGGCCACCCACTCGGACTCTTCAAGTCCAAACCAGAAGCACCTCGTGTTATCATCACCAACGGCCTCTTGGTCGGTGAATATGACAATATGAAGGACTGGGAAATTGCGGAAGAAATGGGCGTGACCAACTATGGTCAAATGACAGCTGGCGGCTGGATGTACATCGGCCCTCAAGGTATCGTCCATGGTACTTTCAACACCCTCCTCAATGCTGGGCGCTTGAAACTGGGTGTAGCTGATGATGGCGACCTGACTGGCAAACTCTTCATCTCTTCTGGTCTGGGCGGCATGAGTGGAGCTCAAGGGAAAGCGGCCGAAATTGCTAAAGCTGTGGCAATCGTAGCTGAAGTAGACCAATCTCGGATTGAAACTCGTCATTCCCAAGGCTGGATTAGCCAATTAGCCGAAAGTCCAAAAGAAGCAATCGAGCTAGCTCAAAAAGCTCTGGAAGCTGGCGAATCCACTTCTATCGCCTATCATGGTAACATTGTAGATCTCTTGGAATATGTCAACGAGAATAACATCCATGTTGATTTGCTGTCTGACCAAACTTCTTGCCATAATGTCTATGACGGCGGCTACTGTCCAGCTGGTATCAGCTTTGAAGAGCGGACTCGCCTCTTGGCTGAAGACAAGGAAAGCTTTGCTAAGCTGGTTGACCAAACATTGGAACGTCACTTCAAGGCAATCAAGACCCTGACTAGCAACGGCACCTACTTCTTTGACTACGGTAATGCCTTTATGAAGGCAGTCTATGACTCTGGCATCAAGGAAATTTCTAAGAATGGCTTTGACGACAAAGACGGCTTTATCTGGCCATCTTATGTAGAAGATATCATGGGCCCAATGCTCTTTGACTATGGTTACGGTCCTTTCCGTTGGGTATGTCTGAGCGGTAAGCATGAAGATCTAGTTGCTACTGACCATGCAGCTATGGAAGTGATTGATCCTAACCGTCGCTACCAAGACCGTGACAACTACAACTGGATCCGCGATGCAGAAAAGAACCAGTTGGTTGTTGGAACTCAGGCTCGGATCCTCTACCAAGACTGTATGGGACGCGTCAATATCGCCCTCAAGTTCAATGAATTAGTCCGCGAAGGAAAGATTGGTCCTGTCATGATCGGCCGTGACCACCACGACGTATCTGGTACTGACTCTCCATTCCGCGAAACTTCCAATATCAAGGATGGTTCAAATGTTACTTGCGACATGGCTGTGCAATGTTACGCTGGTAATGCCGCTCGTGGTATGAGTCTGGTAGCTCTCCACAACGGTGGTGGAACTGGTATCGGTAAAGCGATCAACGGTGGTTTTGGCTTGGTACTGGACGGCAGCGAACGCATCGATGAAATCATCAAATCTGCTATCGCTTGGGATACGATCGGCGGAGTTGCACGTCGGAACTGGGCTCGCAATGAGCATGCTATCGAAACAGCTATCGAGTACAACCGTCTCCATGAAGGCACAGACCACATCACTATTCCGTACTTAACTGATGAAGATTTGGTCAAAGAATCTGTTAAGAAGTTGTTCGAATAG
- the rpsF gene encoding 30S ribosomal protein S6 — protein sequence MAKYEILYIIRPNIEEEAKNALVARFDSILTDNGATVVESKDWEKRRLAYEIQDFREGLYHIVNVEANDDAALKEFDRLSKINADILRHMIVKLDA from the coding sequence ATGGCTAAATACGAAATTCTTTATATTATTCGTCCAAACATTGAAGAAGAAGCTAAAAACGCTTTGGTAGCACGCTTTGACTCTATCTTGACTGACAATGGTGCAACTGTTGTTGAATCAAAAGACTGGGAAAAACGTCGTCTTGCATACGAAATCCAAGATTTCCGTGAAGGACTTTACCACATCGTTAACGTTGAAGCAAACGACGATGCAGCTCTTAAAGAGTTTGACCGTCTTTCAAAAATCAACGCTGACATTCTTCGTCACATGATCGTCAAACTTGACGCTTAA
- a CDS encoding DUF1648 domain-containing protein, which produces MKKKDLFVLFLLAVTLFLLICLLPEQVPIHFNSAGKADIVVNRFWLILGLPIPYSLYWKYFRSKSKRGH; this is translated from the coding sequence ATGAAAAAGAAAGATTTATTCGTTTTGTTTCTCTTAGCAGTAACCTTATTTCTGCTTATCTGCCTGCTGCCAGAGCAGGTTCCCATTCATTTTAACAGCGCAGGAAAGGCGGACATTGTTGTCAATCGCTTTTGGTTGATTCTCGGTTTGCCCATTCCCTACTCTCTTTATTGGAAATATTTTCGAAGCAAATCAAAAAGAGGTCACTGA
- the uvrA gene encoding excinuclease ABC subunit UvrA → MQDKIVIHGARAHNLKNIDVEIPRDKLVVVTGLSGSGKSSLAFDTLYAEGQRRYVESLSAYARQFLGNMEKPDVDSIDGLSPAISIDQKTTSKNPRSTVGTATEINDYLRLLYARVGTPYCINGHGAITASSVEQIVDKVLELPERQRLQILAPVIRKKKGQHKTVFDKIQKDGYVRVRVDGDIYDVTEVPELSKSKQHDIEVVVDRIVIKEGVRSRLFDSVEAALRIAEGYVVIDTMDGQELLFSEHYACPVCGFTVPELEPRLFSFNAPFGSCPDCDGLGVKLEVDLDVVVPEAGKTLREGALAPWNPISSNYYPQMLEQAMAAFGIDMDKPFEELTEEEKQLIFFGSDGREFHFHYENEFGGVRDIDIPFEGVVTNINRRYHETNSDFTRTQMRAYMNELTCAACHGYRLSSQALSVKVGGEDGLHIGEISDLSIADHLVQLDKLSLTDNEATIARPILKEIHDRLTFLNNVGLNYLTLSRSAGTLSGGESQRIRLATQIGSNLSGVLYILDEPSIGLHQRDNDRLIASLKKMRDLGNTLIVVEHDEDTMREADWLIDVGPGAGVFGGEIVAAGTPAQVAKSKKSITGQYLSGKREIPVPLDRRVGNGRFIEVTGAQENNLQNITARFPLGKFIAVTGVSGSGKSTLVNSILKKAIAQKLNRNSAKPGKFKKISGIEHVDRLIDIDQSPIGRTPRSNPATYTGVFDDIRDLFAKTNEAKIRGYKKGRFSFNVKGGRCEACSGDGIIKIEMHFLPDVYVACEVCHGTRYNSETLEVHYKEKNIAQVLDMTVNDAVEFFQYIPKIARKLQTIKDVGLGYVTLGQPATTLSGGEAQRMKLASELHKRSTGKSFYILDEPTTGLHSEDIAKLLQVLSRFVDDGNTVLVIEHNLDVIKTADHIIDLGPEGGVGGGTIIATGTPEEVAASPASYTGQYLKGKLRVK, encoded by the coding sequence ATGCAAGATAAAATTGTGATTCATGGAGCGCGAGCTCATAATTTAAAAAATATTGATGTAGAAATTCCACGGGACAAGCTAGTTGTGGTGACCGGTCTGTCCGGTTCGGGTAAGTCCAGCCTAGCTTTTGATACCCTCTATGCTGAAGGGCAACGTCGTTATGTAGAAAGTCTGTCGGCCTATGCTCGGCAGTTTTTGGGCAATATGGAAAAGCCGGATGTGGACTCGATTGATGGTCTCAGTCCAGCTATTTCCATCGACCAGAAGACGACCAGCAAAAATCCGCGCTCAACAGTGGGAACAGCTACCGAAATCAATGACTACCTGCGTCTGCTCTATGCTCGTGTTGGGACGCCATACTGTATCAACGGTCATGGAGCTATTACGGCTTCGTCTGTCGAGCAGATTGTTGACAAGGTTTTAGAATTGCCAGAGCGTCAGCGGCTGCAGATTTTAGCGCCGGTCATTCGTAAGAAAAAGGGCCAGCATAAGACCGTTTTTGATAAGATTCAGAAGGACGGCTATGTCCGTGTGCGCGTGGATGGAGATATTTACGATGTGACGGAAGTGCCAGAGCTTTCTAAGAGCAAGCAACATGATATTGAGGTCGTAGTAGACAGAATTGTCATCAAGGAAGGGGTGCGCAGCCGCCTCTTTGACTCGGTCGAAGCGGCTCTGCGGATTGCTGAGGGCTATGTGGTGATTGATACCATGGACGGTCAAGAGCTGCTCTTTTCTGAGCATTATGCCTGCCCAGTTTGCGGCTTTACAGTGCCGGAGTTAGAGCCACGACTCTTTTCTTTTAATGCGCCCTTTGGCTCCTGCCCGGACTGTGATGGTCTGGGGGTTAAGCTGGAGGTGGATCTAGATGTCGTTGTGCCAGAAGCTGGCAAGACCTTGCGCGAAGGAGCACTAGCGCCTTGGAATCCCATCTCCTCCAACTACTATCCGCAGATGCTGGAGCAGGCGATGGCTGCCTTTGGCATTGATATGGACAAGCCATTTGAGGAGCTGACGGAGGAAGAAAAGCAGTTGATTTTCTTTGGCTCAGATGGGCGGGAGTTCCATTTCCACTATGAAAATGAGTTTGGCGGCGTGCGCGATATTGATATTCCTTTTGAGGGGGTTGTCACCAATATCAACCGTCGCTACCATGAGACCAATAGTGATTTTACTCGGACGCAGATGCGGGCTTACATGAATGAGCTGACTTGTGCAGCTTGTCATGGTTATCGACTTAGCTCTCAGGCCTTGTCTGTCAAGGTTGGTGGCGAAGACGGCTTGCATATCGGTGAGATTTCAGACTTGTCCATTGCAGATCATCTGGTCCAGTTAGACAAGCTTAGCTTGACTGACAATGAAGCTACTATTGCTCGGCCTATTCTCAAAGAAATTCATGACCGTTTGACCTTCCTTAATAATGTTGGTCTTAATTACCTGACTTTGTCTCGCTCGGCTGGGACTCTATCAGGAGGCGAGAGCCAGCGGATTCGTCTGGCGACTCAGATTGGTTCCAATCTAAGTGGCGTCCTCTATATCCTGGACGAGCCCTCTATTGGCTTGCACCAGCGTGACAATGACCGCCTGATTGCCAGCCTCAAGAAGATGCGCGACCTGGGCAATACCCTCATCGTGGTTGAGCACGATGAGGACACCATGCGGGAGGCTGACTGGCTGATTGACGTGGGACCAGGAGCTGGTGTTTTCGGAGGTGAAATCGTTGCAGCGGGCACTCCTGCACAAGTGGCCAAGAGCAAGAAATCTATCACTGGCCAATACCTGTCAGGTAAGCGCGAAATCCCAGTGCCATTGGACCGCCGTGTAGGCAATGGCCGCTTTATCGAAGTGACAGGTGCTCAGGAAAATAACCTGCAGAATATCACGGCCAGATTCCCCTTGGGCAAATTTATCGCTGTGACGGGAGTTTCTGGATCCGGTAAGTCAACGCTGGTCAATTCTATCCTTAAAAAGGCCATCGCCCAAAAACTCAACCGCAACTCTGCTAAGCCAGGTAAGTTCAAGAAAATTAGCGGTATTGAGCATGTGGACAGACTGATTGATATCGATCAAAGTCCGATTGGCCGGACACCACGCTCTAATCCGGCTACTTATACTGGAGTTTTTGACGATATTCGCGATCTGTTTGCCAAGACCAATGAAGCCAAGATTCGCGGCTATAAAAAGGGCCGTTTCAGCTTTAACGTCAAGGGTGGCCGCTGTGAGGCTTGCTCGGGTGATGGAATTATCAAGATTGAGATGCACTTCCTGCCTGACGTCTATGTGGCCTGTGAGGTCTGCCACGGCACCCGCTATAATAGCGAAACTCTAGAGGTTCACTACAAGGAGAAGAATATAGCTCAGGTTCTGGACATGACGGTCAATGATGCGGTAGAGTTCTTCCAGTATATTCCCAAGATTGCCCGCAAACTCCAGACCATCAAGGATGTGGGGCTAGGCTATGTGACTCTAGGGCAGCCAGCCACAACTTTGTCAGGTGGTGAAGCCCAGCGGATGAAACTGGCCAGCGAACTTCACAAGCGCTCGACTGGTAAGTCCTTCTATATCTTGGATGAGCCGACCACGGGTCTGCATTCTGAAGATATTGCCAAGCTCCTTCAAGTGCTATCACGCTTTGTGGACGATGGCAATACAGTCCTCGTTATCGAGCACAATCTGGATGTTATCAAGACGGCCGACCATATTATCGATTTGGGACCAGAAGGCGGTGTCGGTGGGGGTACGATTATTGCGACGGGTACACCGGAAGAAGTCGCAGCTAGTCCAGCCAGCTATACCGGCCAGTACTTGAAAGGCAAGCTGCGTGTGAAATAA
- a CDS encoding TetR/AcrR family transcriptional regulator, protein MSVKCYTDHKEAEIMRDVKEVEVRRAEIMSAALQLFAQKGYLKTRTQDIIDKLGISRGLLYYHFKDKEDILYCLIEKNSEPLLRKLETISYQPNVGAKEKIRTFIEATLIPEESRTQENQVLQETVNLETNRYVLDRFYHRLCERMIVFFTHILEKGQKSGDFHLKYPHETASFLMTAYVFVSNDIKMSQEKPETLQDYLTSFQAILERSLGLEESIF, encoded by the coding sequence ATGTCAGTTAAGTGCTATACTGACCACAAGGAGGCAGAAATCATGCGTGATGTCAAGGAAGTAGAGGTGCGGCGGGCAGAGATTATGTCTGCAGCCTTGCAGCTCTTTGCCCAAAAAGGCTATCTAAAGACTAGAACTCAAGATATTATTGATAAGCTTGGAATTTCTCGAGGCCTGCTTTACTATCATTTTAAGGATAAGGAAGATATTCTTTATTGTCTGATTGAAAAGAACTCTGAGCCCTTGCTGAGAAAGCTCGAAACAATCAGCTATCAGCCAAATGTCGGAGCCAAAGAAAAAATCAGAACTTTTATTGAGGCAACCCTTATCCCAGAGGAAAGCAGAACACAGGAAAATCAAGTCTTGCAGGAAACAGTCAATTTAGAAACGAATCGCTATGTCTTGGATCGCTTTTATCATAGACTCTGTGAGCGGATGATTGTTTTCTTCACTCATATCTTGGAGAAAGGTCAGAAATCTGGAGATTTTCATTTGAAATATCCGCATGAGACAGCTTCTTTTCTCATGACTGCCTACGTATTTGTGTCCAATGATATCAAGATGAGTCAGGAAAAACCAGAAACTTTGCAGGATTATCTCACCAGCTTCCAGGCAATCCTAGAAAGAAGCTTAGGATTAGAAGAATCTATTTTTTAG